In a genomic window of Procambarus clarkii isolate CNS0578487 chromosome 12, FALCON_Pclarkii_2.0, whole genome shotgun sequence:
- the LOC138363938 gene encoding zinc finger protein 271-like, producing MANNTHTRIHTGEKPYHCSVCQKDFSFKSNLITHMRIHTGEKPYHCSVCQKDFSLKSNLRIHMRIHTGEKPYHCSECQKDFSLKSNIITHMRIHTGEKPYHCSVCQKDFSQKLSLITHMRIHTGENAYHCSECQKDFSRKSNLITHMRIHTGEKPYHCSECQKDFSYKLSLITHMRIHTGEKPYHCSVCQKDFSFKSNLITHMSIHAGEKPYHCSECQKDFSHKLSLITHMRIHTGEKPYHCSVCQKDFSLKSNLITHMRIHTGDKPYHCSVCQKDFSLKSNLITHMRIHTGEKPYHCSECQKDFSHKLSLITHMRIHTGEKPYHCSVCQKDFSLKSSLITHMRIHTGEKPYHCSECQKDFSHKSNLIKHIRIHTA from the coding sequence atggctaataacacacacacaaggattcatacaggagagaaaccatatcactgttcagtgtgtcaaaaagatttttcatttaaatcaaatctaataacacacatgaggattcatacaggagagaaaccatatcactgttcagtatgtcaaaaagatttttcacttaaatcaaatctaagaatacacatgaggattcatacaggagagaaaccatatcactgttcagaatgtcaaaaagatttttcacttaaatcaaatataataacacacatgaggattcatacaggagagaaaccatatcactgttcagtatgtcaaaaagacttttcacaaaaattatctctaataacacacatgaggattcatacaggagagaatgcatatcactgttcagagtgtcaaaaagacttttcacgaaaatcaaatctaataacacacatgaggattcatacaggagagaaaccatatcactgttcagaatgtcaaaaagacttttcatacaaattatctctaataacacacatgaggattcatacaggagagaaaccatatcactgttcagtatgtcaaaaagatttttcatttaaatcaaatctaataacacacatgagtatTCATGCAGGAGAAaagccatatcactgttcagagtgtcaaaaagacttttcacacaaattatctctaataacacacatgaggattcatacaggagagaaaccatatcactgttcagtatgtcaaaaagacttttcacttaaatcaaatctaataacacacatgaggattcatacaggagataaaccatatcactgttcagtatgtcaaaaagacttttcacttaaatcaaatctaataacacacatgaggattcatacaggagagaaaccatatcactgttcagaatgtcaaaaagacttttcacacaaattatctctaataacacacatgaggattcatacaggagagaaaccatatcactgttcagtatgtcaaaaagacttttcacttaaatcatctctaataacacacatgaggattcatacaggagagaaaccatatcactgttcagaatgtcaaaaagacttttcacacaaATCAAATCTAATAAAGCACATTAGGATTCATACAGCATAA